The following are encoded in a window of Ferrimicrobium sp. genomic DNA:
- a CDS encoding EAL domain-containing protein — MKTNANHSQVVGVSSHRLVDEVESKAALLRQVSAILAGNVGSHATLGELLKLLETHFGVAIAVLEIEEAFHRLRPLVPDSIAGFADYVGLEVDPYVPGTMPWCERRVLGTELTLLRLEEHLLLGVIDPDRLGTKDYELLEQVLPALRVASQSYRQERSSRWLHRRVRANQRLLDGLVSARETAIPWTAIAREARVLTGARSALVLEVGTHNMTVMAAIGDTLRKPGDLIDRTTGLLAWVANSGESVLIGSLADRTSTNTQALLTIRGESQHDSAVVGPIFDLTDSLVAIVAIFSPEPYRFSLRDLQVVRELARFGGVVAAQRRTLNFVASGRERSDLAAEVLELMPDGVAILDDQEIITLHNRAFAELHGAGGVVSLRGTNVADFEGQRLRQVLNQDVLVQEEERRRLDGSTFVAESYRRRFVDSASGITGVLLAIRDIQERTVERQRVRQLAHMDPLTGLNNRAGFFDLATQYMKSDDEVLVGLLFIDVDGLKVVNDQFGHAIGDRVLAEVANRIRKSMRPLDVIGRIGGDEFAVLIVDLEAPRVARQVADRLAAAISSQPVAVGTVELRVTAAVGIATGTTSTVDLDQLMSIADSAMYHDKFSRRRPDLMNLYRGTRDAVEIGLGPDLVRVLRGDERGGALLLRFQPIFDATSRSITAVEALVRWQHPSEGLLLPGRFLSLALQYRLMDQLDAFVRAEAMARFARWREAGLGTNMRLSINLSGVNAAESRTVRDFCQLVDRFGIPSDAIVIELTETELSDLLIDRIARVMRRLKAEGFKIALDDFGVGTSSFRHLQIIPVDIVKIDRQFVKDLGSGDDRGLVAGLAALAGELDIEVVAEGVGDQACLDVLIELGVPEVQGFHLARPLREAALLKLLEKEEHTGLG; from the coding sequence GTGAAGACGAACGCCAATCACTCTCAAGTCGTTGGCGTATCCTCTCATCGTCTGGTCGACGAAGTCGAGTCAAAGGCGGCATTGCTGCGTCAGGTATCGGCGATCCTCGCTGGAAATGTCGGGTCTCACGCCACCCTGGGGGAACTGCTTAAGCTACTGGAGACCCACTTTGGTGTCGCAATTGCGGTCCTTGAGATCGAGGAAGCCTTTCATCGTTTGCGACCCCTTGTACCGGACTCGATTGCCGGTTTTGCCGATTATGTCGGTCTCGAAGTTGACCCCTACGTTCCAGGTACGATGCCTTGGTGCGAGCGGCGGGTGCTCGGTACCGAGTTGACGTTGCTGAGGCTCGAGGAGCACCTGCTCCTCGGCGTGATCGACCCTGACCGCCTCGGGACAAAGGACTACGAACTGCTCGAACAGGTCCTCCCGGCGCTTCGGGTGGCGAGTCAGAGCTATCGACAGGAGCGTTCGAGCCGATGGCTCCATCGACGTGTTCGGGCCAACCAACGTCTTCTCGATGGATTGGTGAGCGCTCGCGAGACTGCGATCCCATGGACGGCGATCGCTCGAGAGGCCAGGGTCCTGACTGGGGCGCGCAGTGCCCTTGTGCTCGAGGTCGGCACTCACAACATGACGGTGATGGCGGCTATCGGGGACACGCTGCGAAAACCTGGTGATCTCATCGATCGCACCACTGGTCTGCTGGCGTGGGTTGCCAACAGCGGTGAGTCCGTGCTCATCGGATCACTCGCCGATCGGACGAGTACGAATACGCAAGCCTTGTTGACCATTCGAGGTGAGAGCCAACATGATTCGGCAGTCGTCGGCCCGATCTTTGACTTAACCGATTCCTTGGTGGCTATCGTGGCAATTTTTAGCCCGGAGCCTTATCGATTTTCTTTGCGTGACCTTCAGGTGGTTCGAGAACTCGCACGCTTTGGCGGGGTTGTTGCAGCCCAACGAAGGACGCTCAACTTTGTTGCAAGCGGGCGCGAGCGCAGCGATTTGGCCGCCGAGGTGCTTGAACTGATGCCTGATGGAGTGGCGATCCTTGACGACCAGGAGATCATCACGTTGCACAATCGAGCCTTCGCCGAGCTCCATGGTGCAGGTGGGGTAGTATCGCTGCGCGGTACCAACGTCGCTGACTTTGAGGGTCAGCGGTTGCGCCAAGTTCTGAACCAGGATGTGCTTGTCCAGGAGGAGGAGCGTCGACGCCTTGATGGATCGACCTTTGTGGCCGAGTCGTATCGCCGTCGATTTGTCGATTCGGCCTCCGGTATCACCGGTGTCCTACTGGCCATCCGTGATATTCAGGAACGAACTGTTGAGCGCCAGCGGGTCCGCCAACTGGCGCACATGGATCCATTGACCGGACTCAACAACCGTGCTGGCTTCTTTGATCTTGCTACGCAGTATATGAAATCAGACGACGAGGTGCTCGTTGGCTTGCTGTTTATCGACGTGGATGGGCTCAAGGTTGTCAACGATCAGTTTGGGCACGCCATCGGCGATCGGGTGCTGGCCGAGGTGGCCAACCGCATTCGCAAAAGCATGCGACCCCTCGACGTGATCGGCCGCATTGGAGGAGATGAGTTTGCGGTGCTCATCGTCGACCTCGAGGCACCACGGGTTGCCAGACAGGTGGCCGATCGTCTCGCAGCTGCGATATCGTCACAGCCTGTCGCCGTAGGGACGGTTGAGCTACGGGTGACGGCGGCGGTAGGTATCGCGACCGGCACGACATCGACGGTCGACCTTGATCAACTGATGTCGATCGCCGATTCGGCGATGTACCACGACAAGTTCTCACGGCGCCGCCCAGACCTGATGAACCTGTATCGAGGAACGCGCGATGCCGTCGAGATCGGTCTCGGGCCAGACCTCGTGCGGGTCCTGCGTGGCGACGAACGCGGTGGCGCCCTGTTGCTGCGTTTCCAGCCGATCTTTGATGCCACAAGTCGATCTATCACCGCAGTCGAGGCGCTTGTACGCTGGCAGCATCCGAGTGAGGGGTTGCTGTTGCCCGGTCGCTTCCTCTCGCTTGCCTTGCAGTACCGTCTCATGGATCAACTAGATGCCTTTGTGCGGGCTGAGGCGATGGCGCGCTTTGCTCGCTGGCGCGAAGCTGGCCTTGGCACCAACATGCGATTGTCCATCAACTTAAGTGGCGTCAATGCCGCTGAGAGTCGTACCGTGCGTGACTTTTGCCAGCTGGTGGACCGGTTTGGGATCCCCAGTGACGCGATCGTGATCGAACTCACCGAGACAGAGCTTTCGGATCTGTTGATCGATCGGATTGCTCGGGTGATGCGTCGGCTCAAGGCCGAGGGCTTCAAGATTGCGTTGGATGATTTCGGGGTTGGAACGTCGTCATTTCGGCACCTGCAGATCATCCCGGTTGACATCGTCAAGATCGATCGTCAGTTCGTTAAGGATCTTGGCTCTGGTGACGATCGTGGGCTGGTGGCGGGATTGGCCGCGCTTGCTGGGGAGCTCGATATCGAGGTGGTCGCAGAGGGAGTTGGCGATCAGGCCTGCCTCGATGTCCTGATCGAGCTTGGTGTCCCTGAGGTGCAAGGCTTTCATCTTGCTCGACCGCTGCGTGAGGCTGCACTCCTGAAGCTATTAGAGAAAGAGGAACACACCGGGCTCGGCTAG
- the trpD gene encoding anthranilate phosphoribosyltransferase, with protein sequence MPQSASPDSVVPAARVDHHGDDAPLPKTVVESRPSPVPATGSPMWADLLALLMRGGYLTEDEASRVLMSFFTDEVPAPVVASVLVLMRRREESVDELVGFAKAMAAKMLVVPIDGEVLDTCGTGGDRHGTINVSTAAGLVASAAGARVLKHGGRAASSKTGSADVLEHLGIDIELDPKGVAQMVQTSRFGFALATRFHPAMAAVAPVRRALGIPTAFNFLGPLVNPGRAKYQLVGVFDRRLAPSMAEVLRAQGSEHALVVSGDDGMDEVSLSTPTMVWEVRRDREVTCYEISPGDFGLPTASLAQLQGGDATENADVLRSILAGAITDARRDLVALNAGAALYAGDKVGSIAEGVASAMESLTSGQAGVYLDELVASQPRHKAKGH encoded by the coding sequence ATGCCCCAGTCAGCCTCTCCGGATTCTGTCGTACCCGCGGCCCGCGTCGATCACCATGGTGATGATGCCCCCTTGCCAAAGACGGTTGTAGAGAGCCGCCCATCACCGGTACCAGCCACCGGATCACCCATGTGGGCCGACCTTTTGGCTTTACTGATGCGTGGGGGCTATCTCACCGAGGATGAGGCGAGTCGTGTGCTCATGAGTTTCTTCACCGACGAGGTGCCCGCGCCAGTGGTGGCATCGGTGCTCGTCCTCATGCGCCGACGGGAGGAGTCGGTCGACGAACTCGTTGGTTTCGCCAAAGCGATGGCGGCCAAGATGTTGGTCGTCCCCATCGATGGTGAGGTGCTCGATACCTGTGGGACGGGAGGCGATCGGCACGGGACCATCAACGTCTCCACGGCCGCTGGACTGGTGGCGAGCGCAGCAGGCGCCCGGGTGCTCAAGCATGGTGGCCGAGCGGCTAGCTCGAAGACAGGTTCAGCTGATGTGCTTGAGCATCTTGGCATCGATATCGAACTCGATCCAAAAGGAGTGGCACAGATGGTGCAGACGTCGAGATTCGGCTTTGCACTGGCGACTCGCTTTCATCCAGCGATGGCCGCTGTCGCGCCGGTTCGCCGGGCGTTGGGGATCCCAACGGCCTTCAATTTTCTCGGGCCCTTGGTCAATCCGGGCCGAGCAAAGTACCAGCTGGTTGGCGTCTTTGACCGCCGGTTGGCACCGTCGATGGCCGAGGTGCTCAGAGCCCAGGGATCGGAGCACGCCTTGGTCGTCTCGGGAGACGATGGCATGGATGAGGTAAGTCTTAGCACTCCGACGATGGTGTGGGAGGTACGGAGGGATCGCGAGGTGACCTGCTATGAGATCTCCCCAGGTGACTTCGGCCTCCCGACGGCATCGCTCGCACAGCTACAGGGTGGCGACGCTACCGAGAATGCCGACGTGCTGCGATCCATCCTCGCCGGGGCGATCACCGATGCCAGGCGGGATCTGGTTGCGCTCAATGCTGGTGCGGCCTTGTACGCTGGCGACAAGGTTGGCTCCATTGCTGAGGGAGTTGCCAGTGCGATGGAATCGCTTACCAGTGGTCAGGCAGGTGTTTATCTCGATGAACTCGTCGCATCACAGCCTCGCCACAAAGCAAAAGGGCACTGA
- a CDS encoding diguanylate cyclase, translated as MADTSIAFREISAIIASQEPLEMRIERLTRLANEHFEGAIFLDQATPALSSATTELTSSATNRLRGCQLLAPGFAEGSANLDDLQTRLAQAFVNAYGLLSHQLNHERKAKTALLSIRATNEMIMALLTLDYDSIGWQQVTEAIIGRLFPENVAVFSLNEPPSNTPVATWVAQVRQSLYFNDLPARGVVISDHGQPVIAAVAAVDQASAQAITVWTTNEATFNQATLAIVQDCLRIYVTGLSLVQHQRQWAKQDSIVTTIISNLDIGVLGLTEDSTIVFANRQAAHLLGHTPGELIQSRSNAISEQFGDFLLSLGTSPTPWLMTNTILRKPSGKPQPASIAVRRVDGAHGYRYLVTLVDTSRSHFELEEWRWHASHDPLTGILNRNGLAEGVRHLVEASAMVLFLDIDRFKVINDLLGHQGGDRVITAVAQRLVNATKPNDVVARVGGDEFVVVAPVDANFHNLKRVAQRIVGAITTQPIDVGDRQLAISVSMGAALETYTGSLDALLGRADHAMYEAKREGQALHLARGEDEPFLGEPQLVDPNAFDFLRDRDANQVVALEIPWLRVHDNRIFGSDLTLTWSDSIPETPRDYAMRNHLQSEYNWLLLHHLLRREPTVGRIGISPLAPTNRFIERLERLSRAKLVKPDNVQIVLRSGELVTDQALEEALVLVRRARALGISIALRWASGEGGEVAHLSYLRPDQAQIDVAGWVDRPPTQKLSFGLTAFVRAMNVDVAFLHPNQRFLNLLTSPRLRELLPDVLVRS; from the coding sequence GTGGCTGACACCAGCATCGCCTTCCGCGAGATCTCCGCAATCATCGCATCCCAAGAGCCCCTCGAAATGCGCATCGAGCGGCTCACCAGGCTTGCAAACGAACACTTTGAGGGTGCCATCTTTCTGGACCAGGCTACACCGGCCCTATCATCGGCGACGACTGAACTCACATCGTCAGCCACTAATCGTCTCCGTGGTTGTCAGCTGCTGGCTCCAGGATTTGCCGAAGGCTCCGCCAATCTCGATGACCTTCAAACCAGGCTTGCTCAGGCATTCGTCAACGCCTATGGCCTGCTTTCGCACCAATTGAACCATGAGCGCAAGGCAAAAACAGCGCTCCTTTCGATTCGCGCCACCAATGAGATGATCATGGCCTTGCTCACCCTCGACTACGACAGCATTGGGTGGCAGCAAGTGACCGAGGCCATCATTGGCCGCCTCTTTCCGGAGAACGTTGCCGTCTTTTCCCTCAACGAACCACCCTCAAATACCCCGGTTGCCACCTGGGTCGCGCAAGTTCGCCAATCACTGTACTTCAATGACCTTCCGGCTCGCGGCGTCGTCATCAGTGACCATGGCCAGCCAGTCATCGCCGCCGTCGCCGCCGTCGACCAAGCAAGTGCTCAAGCCATCACAGTGTGGACCACCAACGAGGCGACGTTCAACCAGGCAACCCTCGCAATCGTCCAAGACTGTCTACGCATCTACGTCACAGGTCTGAGCCTCGTCCAACATCAACGGCAGTGGGCAAAGCAAGACTCTATCGTGACGACAATTATCTCGAATCTGGATATCGGGGTCCTCGGCCTCACCGAAGACTCAACGATCGTCTTCGCCAACCGACAAGCAGCCCATCTCCTCGGACACACACCGGGTGAACTCATCCAATCTCGATCGAACGCGATCTCGGAACAGTTTGGTGACTTTTTGCTCTCACTCGGAACGTCACCGACACCATGGCTGATGACCAACACCATCCTGAGAAAACCAAGCGGCAAGCCACAACCAGCTTCAATCGCCGTCCGACGTGTCGACGGCGCACATGGCTATCGCTATCTCGTCACCCTGGTCGATACGAGCCGATCCCATTTTGAACTCGAGGAGTGGCGATGGCACGCCAGCCATGATCCGCTAACCGGCATTCTCAACCGCAATGGTCTAGCCGAAGGTGTTCGCCATCTCGTCGAAGCTTCGGCCATGGTGTTGTTCCTCGACATCGACCGATTCAAAGTCATCAACGATCTCCTTGGCCACCAAGGAGGCGACCGGGTCATCACCGCCGTCGCCCAGCGGCTCGTCAACGCCACCAAACCCAACGACGTCGTTGCCAGGGTTGGCGGCGACGAGTTTGTGGTCGTCGCCCCCGTCGACGCCAACTTTCACAATCTCAAACGCGTAGCCCAACGTATTGTGGGTGCCATCACCACGCAGCCCATCGACGTCGGTGATCGTCAGCTCGCCATCTCAGTCTCGATGGGCGCCGCACTCGAGACCTACACCGGCAGCCTCGACGCACTCCTTGGCCGAGCCGATCACGCGATGTACGAGGCCAAGCGTGAGGGGCAAGCACTGCACCTTGCACGAGGTGAGGACGAGCCGTTCCTGGGCGAGCCACAACTCGTGGACCCCAATGCCTTTGACTTTCTCCGAGATCGCGACGCCAACCAGGTCGTCGCCCTCGAGATACCCTGGCTCAGGGTTCATGACAATCGCATCTTCGGCAGCGACCTCACACTGACATGGAGCGACTCGATTCCTGAGACGCCCCGTGACTACGCGATGCGCAACCATCTCCAAAGCGAATACAACTGGCTCCTCTTGCACCACCTGCTGAGACGAGAACCCACCGTGGGCCGCATCGGTATCTCGCCATTAGCACCCACAAATCGCTTTATCGAACGGCTTGAGCGCCTGAGCCGAGCCAAGCTCGTCAAGCCTGACAACGTTCAGATCGTCCTGCGCTCTGGGGAGCTGGTGACCGACCAAGCCCTCGAAGAGGCCCTGGTGCTCGTGCGACGAGCCCGGGCGCTTGGTATCAGCATCGCCCTGCGCTGGGCCTCAGGGGAAGGCGGCGAGGTCGCCCACCTCAGCTACCTCCGCCCAGATCAGGCTCAGATCGATGTGGCCGGGTGGGTCGACCGACCACCCACGCAAAAACTCAGCTTTGGCCTCACGGCCTTTGTCCGGGCGATGAACGTTGATGTTGCTTTTCTCCACCCCAACCAACGGTTTCTCAACCTCCTGACGTCCCCACGGCTTCGCGAACTGTTGCCCGATGTGTTGGTGCGGAGCTGA